CGACCACCTCGAACAGCTTCCCCCGGTTCTCGTCGTCGGGGTTCTCCGGGAACTGGTCGCGGAGCTGCTGGAAGTCGGACTCGGGAAGGACGTCGTGGACGAGGTCGACGACGCGGGCGTGGTAGGCGGCGACGGACGGGCCGGCTCCCTCGATCTCGCCGACGCGCGAGACGAACTCCTCGCAGCCGAAGCGCTGGCCGTGGTCGTGTACCTCGCCGGTCGTCTATCAGCGGATCACCATCGGTAGCGATGCGACGAGGCCCGCCGTCGCTCCCTTTGGGATCCGCCGACCGAGCGTCACGAACGTCGCGCGGACCGTCCGTCCCGTGTCCGGGAACGCGAGTCGGTGCTGTATCTGGCCGGTGAACTCGTCGAAGTTCGATGCGTTCGCGTGCGAGCACAATCACTCTTCGAGAGCGTTTCACCTCGTGAGAACGCGAGCGGATCGCGTCCTGTCGGCGAACACGTCGAGCGACAAACGTTTTGTTCCGACGGACTCTATCGTGTGTATGAGTTCGCTCCGCTGGGTGCAGATGAGCGACGAGGAGATCGCAGCGTTCCTAGGCAACGGCGGCACCGGCGTGCTCTCGTTCGCAACGGAGACCGACCGAGCACCGCTGTCGATCCCGGTCTCCTACGGCTACGACGCCGCGTCCTCGCACTTTTACTACACGCTCTCGCTCCTCCCGGGAAGCGAGAAGGAAGCACACCTCGACGGCCCGGTCTCGTTCGTCGTCCACCGTCACACCGACGACGGGTGGCGGAGCGTAGTCGCCTCCGGCACGCTCGAGTCGATCTCGGATTCGCCGTACGACGCGACGGCCGTCCAGCGAATGTGGGCAGTCCGGATCCCGGTGGTCGACGTCTTCGACCGCCCGCCGGAGGAGGTGACCTTCCGGAGCTTCCGACTCGTTCCCGAGCGGCGCACGGGACGGAAGGAGGTCTGAGTGGGGGTGTGACGACCGACGGGAGAGGTGAAATCGAGTGCCGGAACCGACCCGTCTTGTTGGCGTGAAAACATCTAATAGCACGGAGCGTGATTCGTTCGTTGAGGGTGACTGGGATGGACGCATCAGACCGAACTGCGCACAGCGCGGTTCTCTACATTCGATCGGTGGCACCGACTGGTATCAACGACGTCCAGCAGCGGGCGATCGAGCGCCTCGAACGGCTGGTGGCCGAGGGCACGCTCGAGTCCGTCGACTACGAGGTGTGGGGCCACAGCGTTCCGACCGACAGCTCGGAGCTCCCGATCAAACGCCGGTACGACGAGTTCGCCGACTGGGCCGACGAGCACGGCTACACGCTCTCGCCGGCGTTCCACGTCCGCGAGACGAAGACGATCGTCTCCGACTCCACGTGGACCGTCGTCAGCTTCCCCCTGCTCTGTCTGGGGATCTACTCCGATCGTGACGTCGAAGCCGTCTTTCCCTGCTCCGACGACGACCGGACTTACACGCTCCAAGACGGCCTCCACGCGCTCGAGTCCCGGGAGTCTCTCGAGCGGGAGGACGAGCGGGACCGGACGCCCGTCCCCATCGGCGGACGGTGACGCCGGTGGGCGACCGACGACCACGCGAGTGGCCCCACACCCCCTCTCCTCGTTCCTGGTCGTTCCCGGACCGTCGGTCGCCCGGCGCGAAGAACGCGGCCGAGGCGACCCGCTGGAGCACTGCGGCTCGCGAACGTGCGTCCCCGAACGAAACTCGTGGACGGCACTCATCGCCTCCGCTCACGAGTCTCTTTCATCTGCTTTGCTCAGAAAGTGTATCCATCGTGTGTGACGGTACTGCTTAGTCCGGCACCGCCTCGACTGATGTTCGTCGATCGAGTGGCAAGTTCGGTCGCTGATTGTGAGAATAGTGCACGAATACCTCAACTCATCGGCGTGTACTCGCCCGGCTGCTTACCTACGGATTGTGGAAGCAGCCGACTCCACACTTCAGGGTGTGAACCCACTTTTCGATGAGGGTCCGATCAGTAGAGTCGACCAGATCGTTCGATCCTAATCGAGCAGGGAAGGTCTAGTCTCCGAACCGATCGACGAGAGATGTCGTTTTCGAGAGATCGTTTTTGGTCGATCTATGGAGAAACTAAGCTGCCGGATCTGAACCATACCGACCGTACAAATCGGCATCGAGGATCGTTTTCGTCTCGGAGTGTATTGTAGTGAAAAATCAAGATCACCTGCCGTCTATCGTGACAGCGGGTCGTTAAACCCGACCCGGTCAGCATCGCCGCCCTCAGAAACTTACGGTTTCCGATGGGCTACGCGAGAGCACCGCTCTCGTGAACGACGGCTGGTCCGACACACTGTCGGTCGGCCGATCTGGATAGGTGGACAGTCGAGCGAGCGGTCACGAAGGCTTGATACGATTCGTGGAATACAATAGTTTCCAGCGACCGTATCACGCGCCGACGGAAGAGGTCATCTGAAGCGGCCACTAGCGATACAGTGGTGCACTCGAGACGAACTCCCCATCCGAGAACTCGAGCGGTTCGAGCGGGCCGAGAGCTACATCCTCACGCTCACGGAGGTCAGCAGCGACCGGTTCCGAGACGAGCAACGTATCCGGTTCCATCGTGCTCGCGATCCGGGCGACGCGGAGTTCCTCCGGGGAGTCGACGCCGGTCATCGAACAGGAGAGTATCAGTGCCGTAACGTCGTCGGGCACGACGAACGGGACGTTCGCACGGCGTGGCTCGCCGCTGGTCACGATGTTGATGTACATGTCCTCGAAGTCGATCTCCTCTATGACGTCCCGGTGGAGGAAGTCGGCGAGGCCGATCCCGATCGCGTTCCCGTGAGAGGCCTCGGAGAGCGACCGCGCGTACACCCGGGTGATAGAGGGCGAGTCCGGCTCCGACTCGCCGTGGAAGTAGTACCGACCGAGGACGTTCGTGTCCATCCCGGTCCCCGATCTGTCCTTCCCGAACTCGTCGACGACGAGCAGGTCCAGGTCCTCGATCGGGAGGGTCGGAAAGAGCTCGCGTGCGAGGTCCAGCAGTTCCGGTTCGCGGGTAGAGATCTCCCTCGCGTTCACCCCCTCGACGTGTGCCGCACGGTGGTCTGCGTTCTCGACGAGCGCGATACCGCCGACGATCGGCGTCGCCTCGAGGAGGACGTCCGTTCGGTCCCGGATGACCGTCGCGAAGTCGGTCGCGATGGCGGCGTTGTGCAGTGACTCCGCTCCCCGGTGTTTCCCCAGGCCGATGACGGCCATCTTCGAGAGGCCGCTCTCGATCGGGCCGTGGAAGTCGGTGTGCGGTTTTATCCGGTTCGCCAGAAGCACCGCGTCGGCCTCGAGCGCGTCCCGAGCGGCGTAGACGGTTCGCCCGAGGTCGTCTTCGCCGACGCCCTCGACCGCCATCGACGACCTGATCTCACAGCCAATCGACTCCGGCGTGATACCGAGTGCGGCGAGCGTCTCGACCTGACCATCGGCGGTCGCGCCGCCGTGGCTCCCCATCGCCGGGAGGACGAACGGCTCGTACCCCCGGGACGATAGCTCGTCCACCGCCGTCGCGAGAACGGCCGGCATGTCGTCTATCCCCCGACTGCCGGCGGTGATTCCGACCTCCGCACCCTGTGGGAGCGTCTCGAAGGCGTCGATCGAGTCGACCGCCCGGCGCGCCGAGGCCTCGAGGTCCTCGACCGACCGCACATCGCGCGTCCGCTCCGCGACGGCGAAGCGGGGGAGGTCCTCTACGGTGACGTCACCACCCGAGCGCAAGGCGTCGGCGTCTGGGAACTCTACGTTCACACCCATCGAACGGGGCGCCTCCTCAAAAAGGTCGTGTTCGGTCGTGTCGAGGTATCTCGCCACCGCAGAACGGCGTGCACCTGCACGGAGTGGCCCTTCGGAGAGCGGCCGTGGGTCGAGACACCGGAGCCCACTGCATTCACACCGTCTATCCGCCTTCTTCGGAAGTCGGCGTGTGCACGCGGATCGTTTCATCAGCTTCGTTTCACGTTCGTATCGACGAACCGGTGGTCTCTCGCCGAAGTCGGTCCTCCTACAGCCGGTTCGGTCCGATCAGCCCTCCTCGTCGCTCATCACCGTGACGGTGGGACAGTCGCTCTCGAGGAGGACCGACTGCGTCACGCTGCCGAAGATGGCCTTCCCGGTCGGCGAGCGCTTCCGACCGCCGATGACGACGAACCGCGCGTCGGAGTCCTCGGCGTGTTTCAGGATCTCCTCGACCGGATCCCCGACCTTACCGACGGACGACACCGAACTCCGGTCACGACCGTCGAGGGTCGTTCTCACGAGCGTTCTCACGACGTTCGCCGCGCTGTCTTCGTGCTGACGGACCGAGTAGTCGGAGAACTCGTCGGTCCCCTTCAGCGAGCGCTGGTAGGACTTGAACTCCTCTCTCGGTGCGACGTGGAGCACCTCGAGCGGAACGCCGTAGGTCACGGCCAGATCGTAGCCGACCTCGATCACCGAACTCGAGTGCTCGCTACCGTCGACCGCCGCCAGGATGGTCATAGCTCCACCGTCCTTCCGTCGGGCCTTAGTATTTTTGACTATGGTAGTTGCGCCCTCTCCGGCCGAACGAAGATCGGTACTGACTGCATTCGTCTCGGCGGTAGGTGTCGATACTGTTGACGGCGTTTCACCACTCGACGGGACGGTCTCGCCGGCGTCGCTGCTCTCGTATATAGCCTTCACGGTCGCCATGTCGACGAGTCCGTATTCGCCGTCGGGGTGCGGTCTCTCCTCGGAGAGGACGCTGCCCGCCAAGTACTCGAACTCCTCTTCCATCTGGTCGACCCGTTCGACCGGGTGCGAGGCCGTCGTCCCGGCGCGTGAGAGGGTCAGTGAGCGTTGCTGACGGTCGTAAAAGGCCGGGTCAAGTTCGATCTCACCCTCGGTGCCGGTGACCCGGAGGAAACTCGAGTGGTGGGCGTTCTGGCTCGCCGAACAGGCCGCGCGGACGTCCGAGTCGAACTCGACGGTGAACGCGGCGAGCTCGTCCGGTACGTCGGCGAACGCGTCGCTCTCGACCCCCGTGCTCGCCTGGACCGCGACCGGATCGGCGTCGAGGACGAACCGTGCGGTGTTGATCGGGTAGACCCCGAGGTCCATCACCGAGGTCCCGTAGCCAGTGAGGTCGGGGTCCAGCCGCCACTTGTCGGGATCGGGGATCACGTCGAGCAGTACCTGCGACATGTGCTCGTGGACGAGCACCGGGTCGCCGACGAAGCCGTCGGCGACCCGGTTCTCGCATCCGTCTGACCGCCGGTTCGGTCTGCATTCGGTAGGCGACAATCAGCGGGACGCCGTGGTCGGAACAGACGTCGACGACGGATCGGGCCCGATCGAGGCTCGCTTCCATCGGTTTCTCACAGAGGACGGCTTTCCCCAGTTCGGCCGCCGTCTCGACTAGGACAGGTAGAGGGCGTTCGGGGTACAGACGTAGACGGCGTCGTACGCCTCTGTGGCCACACCGTCGTGGTACTCGTCGTAGGTGATGGCGTGGTCGATCGTCCCGTGTTCGCCTGCGACCGTCCCTGCCTTCTCCGTCGAGCTACTGACGACCACCGTCGTCGTACGGTGCTCGCTCTCCTCGACCGCTGGGTCGCCTGTTCGCGCGTCCACCAGCCGAGACCGATCATCGCGACCCGCAACCGACCCGTCACGCTCTCGCGTCGCCAGTCGCGTTCGGTGAACTCCTCGAAGAAGCGCTCGAGATCCATCGTCCGTGACTACCCGGCGGGCCTGGAATCGGGTTCCTCTCGGTCCCGCGTCTCGACCGGTGGCGGCGCGTACGCCAGCGGCGTCTCGCCCGTCAGCCCGACGAGCACGATCTGACCCCTTTGTGGACGGCCTCGACCGAGGTCTCGAGGCCCGGGGGCGACCGGTCGTGTCGAGGACCGCGTCGAACCCGAGGCCCTCGTACGTGACCGGGGACGTGCTCACCGTCGACGACGGCTTCGACCGAAGCGAGTTCTGACGCGCCACTCACACGGACAGTCGATCGGGACGGCTCCGAGAGGAAGCTATATGCCGCCGTTGGCGAACCCCTTCCCATGCAGATCACGGCCATCGAGACGCTCACCTTCGATCCCGAGAGCGACCTCACGGAGACCGAACGCGACGTCAGAATTACCATGCTCCGCGTTCACACGGACGAGGGGGTGATCGGCCTCGGGGAGACGTTCCCGCTCGCGGAGATGGAGTGTGCCGCGCTCCACGGGCCGATCGCCGATCACGTCCTGGGACGCGATCCACGGGAGATCGAAGGCATCCGTGACGACCTCACGACCTACTTCAACTACTACGGACACGCCGGGGCGGAGTTCCGCGCGCTGAGCGCGCTCGACATCGCTCTCTGGGACTTCAAGGGCAAACTCGCGGACGAACCGATCTACGAACTGCTCGGCGGGAAGTCACGTGAGCAGATCCCGACGTATAACACCTGTTACGACCGTCAGTACGACTTCATGGAAGAGCCGGAAGCGCTCGCGCGTTCGCTGCTCGGGGAGGGGATCACCTCGATGAAGATCTGGCCGTTCGACGGGTTCGCTCCGAAGACACGCGGACAGCGGATCTCGAACGAGGACCTCCGGACCGGGCTGGAGCCGATCCGGCGGATCCGGGAGGCCGTGGGCGATCGGATGGAGATCGCGGTGGAGTTCCACGGCCTCTGGGCGCTGACGCCCGCGAAACGGCTGGTCGACACCGTCGAGGAGTACGACCCCATCTGGGTCGAGGACGTGATCAGGAAGGGGAACCCCGAGGCGTACCGACGGCTCGCGCGGGGGACGTCGGTCCCCCTCTGTATCAGCGAACGCCTCGTCGGCCCCTACGAGTTCGCGCAGGTCATCGAGACCGGCGCGGTCGACGTGGCGATGCTCGACCTCTGCTGGGCCGGCGGTATAACCGCCGGGAAGGCCGTGGCGACGATGGCCGAAGCCGCACACCTGCCCGTGGCGCCACATAACTCGGGTGGCCCGGTGCTGCACTTCGCGAACGCACACCTCTCTGCAACGATCCCGAACCTCTACGTGATGGAGGCGATCCGCGACCGGTACGACGGCTGGCACCGTAACCTCGTCACGACGCCGCTGGCGGCCACCGACGGGTACCTGCCGATCCCCGAGGGACCCGGACTCGGCACCGAACTCGATACGTCGCTGCTCGACCATCCCGACGTAGCCGTGAGGGAGACGTCGCTCTGACCGGGAGAACGCCGAGAGGGGCGTTCATCCATACTGAACGTCGTATTCTCGCCGAAAGTGACACACTGGCCGTATTCGGGCTCTGAACGGTCGTCCGTGTACAGGACCGATCCCGTTCACACGAACGGGGTCAGGATAGCCGAACGGCGTTTTTACAGCCATACTGCTGTAAGGGGGATCTGGGCCGCTCCCACGGACGAGACGGTTGTACGTGAGAGGGGGGAGTAGAACGGCTGTTCGGAAATGCTGAAACCCGGCTTCGAACTCGCGTTCGATCGATTCCATCGGTAGGCGACGGTGATCCGCGCGCGCTGGTCACGGGTCGGCGAGAGCTCCGTGGCGGCGAGATCCTCGCGGAGTTGTGCCGGCGGTCCGGCGATGACCGCCGGAACGCAGGTGAACCGGTCGTCGAGCGCCGCGTGCCAGCCTTCCGGACGGTCCTCGCGAGCGTACCTGCCCGTCAGGACCCCACCCTCGAGCGGTTCGTACGGACACACCGCGCGGTCCCGATCGGCGCGAAACACCACCCATTGATGTACGATGGACGAGACGCTCGAGACATGACAGAGCACGTCCTGATCAGCGACTCGAAGTCGACGACGGTCGATCACGACCTCCAGCGCGACGTACTGAGGCGGTACGACGTCACGGCGAGTTCGGCGATCACCCGGACCGAGGACGCGCTTCTCTCCGAACTCGGCGACGCGTCGGGGCTCATCGTCGACGCCGGCGTCCCAGTCTCCGCCCGCGTCATCGAAGCAACGCCGTCGCTGGAGGTAGTCGGTCGGGCCGGCATCGGCGTCGACAACGTCGACCTCGAGGCCGCGGCCGACCACAGCGTCACCGTCGTCCACAACCCCACGTACAGCATCGACGAGGTCGCGACCCACGCCCTCTCGCTGCTGCTCGCGTGCGTTCGCAGGCTCCCCACCTACGACAGACAGACGCGCGGCGGCGGCTGGGACTGGTCCGAGGGGAGCCCGATCGGGCGGCTGCAGGGGTCGACGATCGGCTTCCTCGGCTTCGGGAAGATCCCCCGTCGCCTCGCCACGATGGTCCAGGGCATCGGCTGCGAGCTGATCGCCCACGACCCGTACCTCCCGGCGAACGCCGTGCGGACGCACAACGTCGAGCCGGTCGCCTTCGACGACCTCCTCGCACAGGTCGACCTGCTCTCGATCCACGTCCCCCACACGGGTGAAACCGAACGCATGATCGACGCCGACGCGCTCGCGGCGATTGCCGACGACGCGATCATCGTCAATACTGCCCGCGGTCCCGTCGTCGACACCGACGCGCTGGTCTCCGCACTCGAGACCGGGGAGATCGACTTCGCAGGCCTGGACGTGGTCGACCCGGAGCCGCTCCCGGCCGATCACGCGCTCTTCGACCTCGAGAACGCGATCGTCACGCCGCACGTCGGCTGGTACTCGGAGTCCTCGCGCCTGCAGCTGAGCGAGGAGATCGCCGACGACGTCGGCCGTGTACTGGTCGGCGAGACGCCGCACAACGAGGTCTCCGCGGACAGCGAGTGGGTGTGACTCGAGCGGGCCGCCTCGCCTCCCGACTCGAGAAGCGGCGCCCGTCCCCAGGGAAGCGCTTTTGGTACGACCCCGAGAACCGGGGGTATGTTCGACGACGTCGAGACGGTCGTAGACCTGAGCAACCCGATCGAGAGCGACATCCCCACCTACCCGAACTTCCCGAACGTCCGGGTCGAGACGACCGACTATGCGGCAAGAGACGGCTTCACGATGGAACGAGTCGAGATGCAGAGCCACACGGCGACTCACGTCGACGCGCCGCGTCACTTCATCCCCGAGGGGAAGACGCTCGACGAGTTCCCCATCGAGACGTTCATGGGCGAGGGTATCGCCCTCGACCTGACGCCACTGGAGCCCGCGGAACCGATCGAACCCGAGCATATCGAGCCGTACACCGACGAGATCGAACCGGGCGACGTCGTGATGCTTCACACCGGCTGGGACGACCACTACGGCTGGACCGGCGAGTACGTCATGCGCTACCCGTTCCTCTCGGGCGAGGGTGCGGAGTACCTCGCGGAACTCGAACCCAAGGCCGTCGGCATCGACACCCCGAGCGTCGCGGGCTGGGTCGACGAGGTCCCAGCACAGGGTCCGGTCACCGACATCGGCCCTGACGAGTCACACCTCCCGCTGCTCGAGAACGACATCATCCCGGTCGAGGAGCTGCGGAACCTCGATCGGGTGCTTCAGGGGGCCGACAGCCGTCGAGCGTACTTCTTCTACCCGCCGCTGCGGATGCAGGGCGTCGGCGGCTGCTCGGCGCGGGCGTTCGCCCTCCTCTGAGGCGACCCCTCATCGGTCGACCAGTAGCTCGACCGGGTGGGTCGGCCGCTCGCCGACGAGCGCCTCGATCTGGTCCGTACAGGAGGTCCCGCTGGCGACGACGCGCCGGTCGCGCTCTGCCAGTAGCTGCTCTCCCAGGAGCGATCCGACCTCCATGCTCAGCTCGTAGTACTCGGACTTGTAGCCGAACGAGCCGGCCATCCCACAGCACTCCGTCCGGCTCGTCGCGACGTCGTAGCCCAGCCGTTCGAGGACGGCTACCGTGTACGCCTCGAGCCCGAGCGTCCGCTGCTGACAGTGTCTGTGGTAGATGACCTCGCGGTTCCCCGAGCGTTTCGCTCGCAGCGCCGTTCCGTCTCCCTCCGATCCCTCGAGGAGCCCGTAGACGTACTCGAAGAGCTCGTAGCTGTTCTCGGCCAGCCGCTCGTGGCGCTCGGCCGGGAGCAGGTGCCCGTTGTCGCGCCGGAACATCGCCAGGTCGCTCGGCTCGACGACGACGACGTCCCACCCGTCTTCGATATAGGGCTCGAGGACGTCCGCCGCGTCTTCCGCCTTCGTCCTCGCCGTCTCGATCATCCCCTGCGACAGCGGCGCACGTCCGCTGGCGGGCACGTCGGGAACGGCGACCTCGCAGCCGAGCGCCTCGAGCGTCTCGACCGCGCCCTTCCCCCGGTCGGTCTCGATGTAGTTCGTGTAGAGGTCGGGGTAGCAGACGACGCGACGGACGGGCTCTTCGGCGTTCGTGGGCTCGCGTGCCTCGAACCAGTCCCGGAGCGTCTCCCGTCGGAACGCGGGGAGCTCGCGCTCGGGCTCGACGCCGACGAACCGGTCGAGTGCCCACCGGCTCGGGGGAGCGTTCGCGAGCCAGTTCGAGACGGGCGCCGTCGCGCTGGCGACCCTCGCCACCGTCTCGAAGTTGCCGAAGAAGCGTTTCTGCAGGTCCAGACCCGCCGGCTCCTCGTCGGGAACGAGTCCCTCGAAGACGAAGTCGAACCGACCGGGGTCGGCCCCGCGGTTGATCCGATCCCGCACCACCTCGTTGATCCACGGGATGTCGATCTTCACCGGACACTGGTTGACACAGCGCGAACAGCCCGTACAGAGGTCGTTGAACGCGGCCGCCGAGTCGAGCCCGTGGACCCCCGCCTCCCAGCCCGTCCCGATGCCGCCGGTGTACGTCTCGCCGCCGAAGGCGTGGCCGCCGACGCTCTGGAAGTTGGCACAGGAGTTGAGACAGGCCGAACAGCGCACGCAGTAGAGCGTCTCCCGGAGGTGAGGGTCCTCGCGCATCGCCATCCGACCGTTGTCGATCAGTACCAGGTGAAACGACCGCTCGCCCCCGTCGAACGGGGGCGTCGCGATCGGCGGCGAGAAGACCGACGTGTACGACGAGAGCGACTCGCCGGTCGCCGAGCGGGCGACGAGTTCCATGAACGGCCCCAGGTCCGAAAGCGTCGGGATCACCTTCTCGACGCCCGCGACCGCGATATGCGTGTTCGTCGCCTCGACCGTCTTCCGGGCGTTGCCCTCGTTCGTGATGAGCGCGATCGAGCCGGTTTCGGCGACCACGAAGTTCGCGCCGGTCATCCCGACGTCCGCCTGTCGGAACTTCTCGACGAGGTGGTCCCGCGCGAACGCCGTCAGCTCCTGGGGCGTCTCGAGGGGCTGCTCGAGGTCGAAGTGGTCGTTGAACAGGACCGCGATCTCCTCGGTCGACTTGTGCAGGCTGGGCCCGACGATGTGCGAGGGCGACTCCTCCGCGATCTGGATCACCAGCTCGCCGAGGTCCGTCTCGACGACCTCACAGCCGATCGACTCGAGCGCTTCGTTGACCTCGATCTCCTCGGTCGTCATCGACTTGCTCTTGACGACGACCTCCGCCCCGGCATCTCGACAGACCGACCGGACGTACTCGTTGGCGTCGGCCGCGTCGCTGGCGACGTACACCTCGCCGCCGTTTCCCTCGACGCTCTCGGTCAGCGTCTCGATCAGCTCCGGGAGCCGTTCGATCGACTCCTCCTTTATATCTCGAGCCAGCGTCCGGAGTTCCTCGTGGGCCTCCCCCAGCTCCTCGATCGCCGCGTACCTGCTCTCGTTGAGGTGACGCGTGTTCTTCGCGACCGTCTCCCCCTCGCTTTCGATGAGCCCCCTGATCCGCTCGCGTTTCGCCCTCCTCGCGTCCGCGGTCATTCGTCGATCACCACCACGTGCATCTCCGAGGGACCGTGGACGCCGACGACCGACGCGCCCATGTCGCCGGTCGAACTCCGCCCGGTGACGAAGACGACGTCGTTCGCCCCCGTCGCGAACCGATCCGACAGCCGGGAGAGCGCGATCGCGATGTCCGGAACGACGTCGGACCGTCGCAGGACGGCGACGTGTTTCGGCGGATAGAGGCTCACCGGACCGTCCCAGCGCTCGGTGGACGGGACGACGACGCTACCGTACCCCGCGACGCCCACGATCCCGGCGGTGACGCCCGTGTCGGCGCTCGTGATCTCCTCGGCGGTCGGATCGACCGTCACCCCGTCGGGGGCCTCGATCCCCTCGAACGCCCCCTCGGTGCCGACGGTGGCGCCGACCAGTTCGGACCCGATCGCCGCACTCGCGTCGCTCCGATCGACCACCTCGGCCGTCACCGCGTGGCGAGAGAGGTTCTCGACGAACTCGTCGAGAAGGCTTCGATCCCGGTCGGTCTCCCGCGTGGAGCTCATCGTCCGGCACCGATCGTCGCAGGTTCGACCACCCGTACGCCGGTCCACGTCGTGAGTGAAGGGGTCACGGTATCTGCGTAGCGGATCGGGATCGGACCCGTTAAAGCTTCCCCCGACCGTCGTCCGCCCGCCCTCGGTAGCCCACGTTCACCGTCTTACTGATCGTGAAGCAGTCTATGCCGGCCCTCCCTCCCGAGAGGTCTCGCTCGCGTCGACCTCCGGACCAGCCGTCTCACCAGGACGTGATCCCCACGTCCTCGAGCACCCGTTCGAGCGGGATCTCGACCCGTCCGCCCGTGTGGTGTGAGAGGTAGAACCCGACGATGATCTCGAGCGACCGCGCGGCCTCGACGCCGGGCGAGCGGTTCTCGGCCCGGCCGTCCAGCAGGTCGACGACGTGGGAGGCGGCGTTGACGAACGCCCCCCGGTAGTCCTCCTCCCACGTCCACGCGCCCTCGATCCCCGGGAGCGGCTCCTCCACGTGCTCGCCCTCTACGAGACGCCAGTAGCGCCACTCGCCGTCGTCGTTGTTCATGTAGAGTTTGCCCCCCGTGCCGACGAACTGGAACGTCATCGACGAGATCTCCCGGGGGAGGGTACAGTCGATCGTGACGAACGTCCCGTCGTCCATCACGACGAACCCGCCGCCGCCGGCGTCGTCGACCATCTCTCCCACGCCGAGCGAGTCGATCGCCTCGTTCTCGCCCGTGATGTAGCCCGAGACGGACTCCGCCCGGGCGTCGAGCAGGTAGATCAGGGTGTCGATCAGGTGTGTCGAGTTCCTGAGCAGCTCCATCCGGAACTGCGAGCTCACGGACCTCACCTCGCCGAGGATCCTCTCCTTCTGGACGAGCGACCGGAGCGTCCGCAGCTTGTCCGTGAACCGAAACGAGTGGTTGACGAGGAGTTCGGTGTCCGTCCGGTCGCAGACATCGATCATCTCGCGGGCGTCCGTCGGTCGGGAGGCGATCGGCTTCTCGCACCAGATCACCGACGGGTCGGCCGTCGACTCGGCGGCGTCGACGACGTGCCTGTGGTGGAGGAACGACGGCGTACAGACCGAGACGACGTCTAACTCCTCCGCCGCGAGTAGCTCTCGGTGATCGTCGTACCGTCGGTCGGCGTCGATCCCCCAGGCGGTGCCGAAGCGCGCCAGTTTCTCCCCGTCGACGTCCGCGATGGCGACGAGTTCGATCCCCTCGGTCTCGTCGTAGC
This region of Halalkalicoccus sp. CGA53 genomic DNA includes:
- a CDS encoding LUD domain-containing protein, with product MTADARRAKRERIRGLIESEGETVAKNTRHLNESRYAAIEELGEAHEELRTLARDIKEESIERLPELIETLTESVEGNGGEVYVASDAADANEYVRSVCRDAGAEVVVKSKSMTTEEIEVNEALESIGCEVVETDLGELVIQIAEESPSHIVGPSLHKSTEEIAVLFNDHFDLEQPLETPQELTAFARDHLVEKFRQADVGMTGANFVVAETGSIALITNEGNARKTVEATNTHIAVAGVEKVIPTLSDLGPFMELVARSATGESLSSYTSVFSPPIATPPFDGGERSFHLVLIDNGRMAMREDPHLRETLYCVRCSACLNSCANFQSVGGHAFGGETYTGGIGTGWEAGVHGLDSAAAFNDLCTGCSRCVNQCPVKIDIPWINEVVRDRINRGADPGRFDFVFEGLVPDEEPAGLDLQKRFFGNFETVARVASATAPVSNWLANAPPSRWALDRFVGVEPERELPAFRRETLRDWFEAREPTNAEEPVRRVVCYPDLYTNYIETDRGKGAVETLEALGCEVAVPDVPASGRAPLSQGMIETARTKAEDAADVLEPYIEDGWDVVVVEPSDLAMFRRDNGHLLPAERHERLAENSYELFEYVYGLLEGSEGDGTALRAKRSGNREVIYHRHCQQRTLGLEAYTVAVLERLGYDVATSRTECCGMAGSFGYKSEYYELSMEVGSLLGEQLLAERDRRVVASGTSCTDQIEALVGERPTHPVELLVDR
- a CDS encoding Gfo/Idh/MocA family protein, whose translation is MTYTAGIIGTGGIAGMGILGMHDAEEIGRTKVRASHAGGYDETEGIELVAIADVDGEKLARFGTAWGIDADRRYDDHRELLAAEELDVVSVCTPSFLHHRHVVDAAESTADPSVIWCEKPIASRPTDAREMIDVCDRTDTELLVNHSFRFTDKLRTLRSLVQKERILGEVRSVSSQFRMELLRNSTHLIDTLIYLLDARAESVSGYITGENEAIDSLGVGEMVDDAGGGGFVVMDDGTFVTIDCTLPREISSMTFQFVGTGGKLYMNNDDGEWRYWRLVEGEHVEEPLPGIEGAWTWEEDYRGAFVNAASHVVDLLDGRAENRSPGVEAARSLEIIVGFYLSHHTGGRVEIPLERVLEDVGITSW
- a CDS encoding LUD domain-containing protein; its protein translation is MSSTRETDRDRSLLDEFVENLSRHAVTAEVVDRSDASAAIGSELVGATVGTEGAFEGIEAPDGVTVDPTAEEITSADTGVTAGIVGVAGYGSVVVPSTERWDGPVSLYPPKHVAVLRRSDVVPDIAIALSRLSDRFATGANDVVFVTGRSSTGDMGASVVGVHGPSEMHVVVIDE